In Embleya scabrispora, the DNA window GGAGTTCGAAGGGTCCCAGCACGCGCGGGTCGACCGCGGCATCCAACGGCTTCATCGGCGTTCTCGTCCCCCACATGACTCGAACTCGCTATCCGGGCACCGGGCTTGCACCCGCCTTGGCGGGTTCCACCCGGTCTCGAACGACCATCCTGTTGATCAGTCTAAGACCGGAACGGCGCCGATCGGCGGTTGATCGACGTGCATCGGGTAACCAATCGATCACTGTTTCGGCAGCAGTTCGGGCGTGCCGCGGTTTTGCGGTTGCGCATCCACCGCGATGCCGAGATCATCCCGTCACACACGGTCAACGGGGGTCAATGATGCGCGCATGGGTGGTTCGGGCCGGTCGTGAGGGCGAGCGTGAGCAGGCTGCTCTTGACGAGGGGCTTCTGCTGGTCGGCTGGACCGAGTTGGGCGACCTGACTTCGGCCGAGTCCCGGGAGGATGTCAGGTCTCGGGTGGTGGAGGGGTATCCCGAGGAGGGTGCCGCTGTCGTCGCCAACTGGACCGGCCAGCTGTATCGCTTCCGCTGGGAGATCCAGATCGGTGACTTGGTGGTGCTGCCGCTGCGGTCGTTGCAACTCGCGATCGGCCGCGTCACCGGCGACTACCAGTACCGACCGCAGGCCGCCGAAGACCAGCGACATGTGCGCGCTGTGGAGTGGTTGGTCAAGGATGTCGCGCGCGATTGCCTGCGCCAGGATCTGCTGGACAGCCTGGGTTCCCTGCTGACCGTCTTCGAGCTCAGCCGATACAACCACGCCGAGCGCGTCGCCGCCGTCGTTGCGCACGGCAGCGATCCCGGGCGCCCTGATCAGGACGCGTTCGCCGCCGGGCTCACGTCACCCGGAAAGCTCTCCGACGCGGTCAAGGAGCGCACGTCCGGCGACCCGTTGACGATATCGATTCGGGATTTTCTGGCCATCTGGAACGCGACCCGCAGGTACTCGGCAGAGGTCGACAGGATCGAGCAGGATCTGGCCCTGCGCGGCCTGACCACGAGCCCGCCGTTCACCGAGGGCAGCCTCGACAGCACCATCGCCGTACTGCCGTTGGGTGAGGAACCCGACGAGTCACACACGAGTGGCATCACGCGGTCCGGCATCGCGGTCGCGGAGGAACCGGAACCGCAGTCGGTCGCTTACCTGGTCAGCAACCTCGAAGCCGCCAACCGTCCCCCGGTCTCGGTGCGGGTGGACGACAGCCTGGAGGCGGCGCGCACGCTGATGGTGAAGCACGCCTACAGCCAACTCCCGGTCCTGGACGCCGAGGACAGGCTGCGCGGCGTGGTCAGTTGGGAATCCATCGGCTCCGCAGGGATGAATACCCGCCTGGTGACCTCGGAGCCGAAGCTCGTCGACGCGATCGTGCGCGCGAGGGAAGCCGACCGATCGGACGACCTGCTGGATTGGCTCCCCGAAATCTACAAGGTCGGGTACGTCATCGTGCGCGATCAGGACCACCGGGTCTGTGGGCTCATCACCGCTGCGGACCTGACGGTCCAATTCGGCACCCGGGTACGTCCGTTCGTCCTCATCGAGGAGATCGAGCAGCGCCTGCGCCGGGTCGTGGACAGCCGTCTTCCCCTCGAAACCATCCGGAAGGTGGTGAGGTCTCGGCCGGAGTCGGTGATGTCAGCTGCGGATCTGACCTTCGGTGCCTACGGGCATCTCCTCAAGGATGACGAGAATTGGCAACAGATCGGCTGGCGGGCCGACCGCAACCTCCTCCTGGGCTGGCTCGAAGAGTGCCGCGTCTTCCGCAACGGCTTGATGCATTTCAGCCCGGATCCGCTCACCGACGACCAGTTGGCCCCTGTCGAAGGGTTGCTGCAACTCCTGCGCCGTATGGATCCGGACACCTGACTCCGTCGATGACGCCGCTACCGCCTCAGGGTCGACCGGCCAGTCGAAGTCACCGGGACGGGTTGTCGCGCGGGGCTTCGAGGCCGAGCCGTTCCTGAGGAATGCGGCGCCCGGCGGCGAAGCGCTCGGCGACGGCGTGGCGAAGGTCGGGCGGGAACCACGGAAGCAGCGCGTCGTGGGACCCGCCGGCAGAGTTGCTGCGGTCCGGGCAGAGCCAAGTCCATGGCCCGTCGACGAGGTACCGGTAGTAGGGCGCGGCGCGCTGTGGCCGGACGAGGGCGAGAGGGGCGACGCGGGCCGCTGTGGCATGGGACTTCGAGCGTGTGTCGGCGGCACGCGCGCGGTTCTCCGCATCATCGCGTCGGCTCCTCCAGGTGGGAGCTGCCGAGGCGACTGGGGCGAAGCCTTCCAACTTCGGCCAGCATGTCGGCTTCGAGGCTTTGCAGCCTTCGCCGGTTCTCCGTTTGATCCGCCGCGATACGATCCAATTCGGCGTCTGCCAGAGCGACTTCATCGCGAAGCACCTGCACGTGTCCTTCGGGGCATTCGGAAAGCAAGTCCGTGATGGCATCCCGAAGGCATATGTCCGCGGTCCGGCTGCGAGCAAGTTCCCGGTCGCGGGCCTCGTACGTTCGAGCACGTTCCCTGAGTACGCGTACCGCCGTATCTGCTTCAGCCGTGTCGACGAGCCTGGGAGGCAACCGACTCCACGCCGTCGTGGGTACAGGTCCGCCATGGTGGTCTCCACGGCACAGCTCGCTTGCTGTCGTGCCGAGTACATGCCACCCATGAGGCGGTGGTGATGTCGGCGGTTTCGAGAACCCGTGCCGCGAATCCTGCCTGGTCCGTCGGAACAACAACACCGCAGCCCAGTCGCGCGAGCGGCAGATCTTCCAAAGCGGCGGACAACGTGCTGGCCGGAAGCAGCGCCCTGAGGTGCGTCCAGGGGGTATCCGCGCGGACCCCGGCCAACGTCAGGGCGAGGGTGACGCGTTCCGCCACGCGCTGGTCGTCGAGTGCCGCCGGTGCTTTCGCCAGCTGCTCAATCCGCCAGACCTTGTGCCGTGCGGGCGCACTTCCGTATGCGACCCCGGCGGCTTCGGAGGCGGCGACAGCTTCGTCGGACAGTGCGGCCAACCGTCGTCATAGCAACCCCGCACGTCGGGTGCACTCCTTGCGCAGGGACGCGGCATCGTGCTCGTCCGCGACGGGTTCGATGACCTTGCCGTTTACAGTAGCGCGTGTCTTCAATCTCCCGTCGGGCTCCGCGGCGTGAGCGCGGTGAGGAGCCCGACGGGAGATGCCGTGCATCGGCGTGCCGGAGAAGCAGGTGCATAGTGGTTCTATTCGCCTGTTTCTCCGGGGCGGTGAGGTGCGGTGCCGGGCGTCGTGGAGCCCGGCGGGAGATTGAAGACACACGCCAGGGGTGGGACGGGTCAGGCGCGCTGTTCGGTGGCGCGTTCGGCGGCCTTTTCGGCGGCCTTGTCCGCCTGGAAGCCGTCCTCGTCGCGGCCCTTGCGCCAGTAGCCGGAGAAGGAGATGTCGGTACGGTCGACGCCGCGCTCGTCGACGAGGTGTCGGCGCAGTTCCTTGACCACGCCGGCCTCGCCGTGCACGAACGCGTGCACCCGGCCGGTCGGGAACTCCAGCGCGCGCAGCGCGTCGAGCAGGCCGGGGCCGGCGTCACGGGTGATCCAGGTGATGTCGAGATCCAGGTCGGGGTGCGTCGCGGGCAGGATGCCGGTGGGCGCCTCGGCCGCGGTGCCCACCTCGAGGAGCGCGATCGCCCGGGCGGCGGCGGGCAGCCGTTCCATCGACGCGGCGATCGCCGGGTAGGCGCTCTCGTCGCCGACGAACAGGTGCCAGTCCGCCTCGGGGTCGGGCGCGTAGGCGCCGCCGGGGCCGAGCAGGCGCAGCGTGTCGCCCGGCTTGGCGCGCGCCGCCCAGGGGCCGGCCAGGCCCTCGTCGCCGTGGTGCACGAATTCGATGGTCAACTCGCCGGCCGCCGGGTTGTTCGCGCGCACCGTGTACGTACGGGTGCGCGGCCAGTCCTCGCGCGGGAGTTCGGCCCGGATGACCTCCATGTCGAACGGCTCCGGGTAGGTCACCCCGGGCAGCGGGAAGAGCACCTTGACGTAGGCGTCGGTGTAGCCGTTGTCGGTGAAGTTCCGGTGGCCCTCGCCGCCGGCGACGATCCGGATGAGGTGCGGGCCGACCTGTTCGGTGGTGCGCACCTCGAGTTCGATCAGCTTGCGGGGCTTGCGTACCGGGCTGTCCGCCATGGGGTTCTCCTCGCCTGCACTGTGCGACTCGGCGTGTGTTTGTTAGGTAACCCTAACCTGATGTGCGCGCCGTCGGTCGTGCAGGGCCGGCAAGATCCTCGCCGGGGCCGGGCCGAGACCCCTGGCGCCACGGGGTGAGTTCGGCGCGCTTGGGTGCGCGGCCGTCGCCGGAGGAGCGGCCGGTGGCCCGGCGGGCGAGCCAGGGGCCGAGGTGGGTACGGGCCCAGCGCGCGTCGGCGCGCCTGCGATCGCCCCAGGTGCGCGGTGCGGCGGCGGGCAGCGGTGCGCGCCAGTCGTCGTCGCCGGGCAGGCCGAGCGCCCGCGCGGTGGCCTCGGCGACGCGGCGGTGTCCCTCGGTGGACAGGTGCAGCCGGTCGTCGGCCCACAGCCGGGGATCGTCGAAGACGCGCGCGGTGAACAGGTCGACCACGGTGGCGTCGTGACGGGCGCCGACGGTGTCCACGAACTCCACCAGGCGTTCGATCCGGGGCATCAGCCGGGCGGAGGAGCGCAGTCGGCGGGTGGGGTCGGTGCTGCGGAACAGCACCAGGTGTCCGCCGCCGGCGGCGAGCTTGGCCGCGGCCTGCTCGAACACCGCGCAGACCGCGCCGACGTCGCAGCGCGGGCGCAGCACGTCGTTGAGACCGCCGGCGAGGCTGATCAGCGCGCCGTCGAGCGCGACGGCGGTGTCGACCTGCTCGTCCGCGATCTGCCGGATCAGCTTTCCGCGCACGGCCAGGTTGGCGTAGCGCAGCGTGGGCGTGTCGACGGCCAGTCGGTCCGCGAGCAGGTCGGCCCAGCCCCGGTAGTTGCCCTGGGCGTCCGGGTCGGACATGCCTTCGGTGAAGGAGTCGCCTACCGCGACGAAGGTTTCGAAGGTGGGGTGTGTGTTGAGCATCGCCCTGCGAGCCTAGTGCGGGTCGCGATCGTGTGTCGGTGGGGTGGGGTCGGTGTGCTCCCGGCGTTGGGCCACTCCGAAGAAATAGTCGCCGAGGAGGGACTTGCTGCCGATGACGTCGAGGCCGTGTCGAGGAAGTTCGGCGAGGAAGTCGCGGGCGTCGAAGCGGTCCTCGGTGGGGTGGTCGAACAGCAGGGCCAGGGTGGGGCGGGCCAGTGCGCGGGCGGTCATCTCGGAGAAGTAGAACCGTCCGCCCGGGCGCAACACCCGGCCCACCTCGGCCAGGCAGGCGCGCCAGTCCGGGATGTGGTGCACGATCGCGAAGTCGAAGACCGCGTCGTAGCTCGCGTCCGCCGCGTCCACCGCGGTGCGCAGGTCGGTGGCCGAACCCTGGACGATGGCGACCCGGCTGTTGCCGTGCCAGCGCCGCCGGGCCCGGGCGAGCGAGTCGGGGTCGACGTCGATGCCGTCCACCCGCGCGGCGCCGAAGCGGTTCAGGATCAGCTCGATGCCCCGGCCGGTGCCGCAGCCGATCTCCAGCGCGTGTGCGCCCGGGTCGAGCCGGCCGCCCAGGCGCAGCAGCAGGGGTGTCTCGTACCAGATCTGCGGGCCTCGGCGCAGTGGACTGGCCACGACCATCTTCTCGACCGTGTTCATCCGCATGGCGGTTCCCCCTGGTTCGCCGGGCACCGGTTTGCGCATCCGCCCGGTTGCCGAGTGTGACCGACGCCCCACGATGGGCCATCGCGTGATATGCGTCAAGGACCGGGAGGGGCGGTGTCGGTGTGCTCTCCGTATCGGTGGACCGGAGGCGTTAGCCTTCGGAGGCGGGTCGGTGGTGCGTGCGCGCCGAGTTCGATGGATGGGTGTCGGTCCGGTCGCGGGTCGGCCGTGACCGTGATCCGAAGGTGGTGCGATGAGCCAGACCGCGATGACACGAACGCTGACGGTGTTGCTGGTGGAGGACGACCCGGGCGACGCGCTGATGATCGAGGAGGCGTTGCTGGACCGGGAGCGAGGGCACACCCTGTGTCGGGTCGCGGACGGCATGGAGGCGCTGGAGTGGCTGCGTACGCATGCGCGGCCGGACCTGGTGATCCTGGATCTGAACATGCCGCGGATGGACGGTCGCGAGGTGTTGTCGGCGATGAAGGCCGACGAGCGGTGGCGGACGATCCCGGTGGTGGTGCTGTCCACCTCGGCCGCGCCCGACGACGTGCGGCGCAGCTACGACCTGCACGCCAACGCGTTCGTGACCAAGCCGGTCGAGCTGGAGTCGTTCCTGGAGGCGGTGCGTGGGATCGACGAGTTCTTCCTGAGCCTGGTGACGCTGCCGCGCGGGTGAGCGCGGGCGCGCCCGCCGTCCCGGCGCGGCGCGCTCACCCGCCCTCGGGGATCAGGCCGGCGATGCCGTCCAGGAGGCGGTCCAGCCCGAAGGTGAACAACGATTCGAGGCTCAGTTCCAGGTCGGGGTCGGTCAACGCGGCGGAGTACATCGGGAACTCGCCGCCGGCCAGAATCAGGTCCAGGGTTTCGTCCTGGGCCTGCATCCATTCCTCGCTGGACACGCCCGTGGCGCGCTCGGCCTCGGATTCGCCCGCGAGATTGACCGCGGTGCCGCGTACGTAGTTGAGCATCGTCACCGCGATGTGGATCATCACGCCCGTCGGCAGCCCCTCGAACTCGCCCATCGCCCACTCCACGTGCCGCATGCCGCGCACCGTCGGCAGCGGGCGGGTCATCGACATGACCTGGGCCAGCCACGGGTGGCGGCGGTACATCGCCCACTGCATCCGGCACGAGGTCTCCAGGCGGGCCCGCCAGCCGATGCTCTCCCCGGCGGGGAGCGGCGCCCCGGCGAACACGCTGTCGGCCATCGCGGTGAGCAGGTCCTCCTTGCCGGGCACGTGCCGGTACAGGCTCATCGGAGCCACCCCCACCTCGGCGGCGATCTGCCGCATCGACACCGCCGCCAGGCCGCGTTCGTCGGCGATGGCGATCGCGGCAGCGACCACCCGCTCGCGGGTGAGTTCGGCGTCGGTGCGCGGCGCGTGTGTGGGCGGGACGGCGATCGCCCGGGCCCGGGGGCGCGGGGCGTCGGGGTGGTCGGCGACCACGGTGCCGACCCCGCGCACCGCCCGGACCAGTCCCGCCTCGCGCAGCACGGTCAGCGCCTTGGTGGCGGTGGCCATGGCCACGCCCCACTCGGCGGTGATCGCCCGGGTGGAGGGCACCCGATCGCCGGGACGCAACTCGCCCGTCTCGATCCGCCGACGCAGCTCGTCGGCGATCCGGATCGAGGGCGTGGCGTCGCGGGGCATCGGGGCCTCCCGGGGCTGTCGGTACTCCCTGTCCTGGTGAGTGCACTATAGGGCACCGTCGCCATCAAGCTGGTGCACTATTTTTGGTGCACTACTTAGTGAAGCCTTTGTTTGCGCTGAATATCGGGCTGTTGCTGTGCGGCGTACGGTGTGTTTACTCTGTACGCGGCAGAGCGTACGCCGTACAGGCGTAGTGCGGCGCGACAGTGCGAACGATGGGGGAGATTCCGGTGGCGATCGACGAGACGACCGAGAGGGCGGGGGCGGCGCCGTCGGCGGGGCGGCGCGAGTGGGTCGGGCTGGCCGTCCTGCTGGTGCCGCTGCTGCTGGTGAGCATGGACGTGTCGGTGCTCTACTTCGCGGTGCCGTTCATCGGCCGGGCGCTGGAGCCCACCGGCACGCAGCAGTTGTGGATCCTGGACATGTACGGGTTCGTGCTCTCCGGCCTGCTGATCGTGATGGGCGCGCTCGGCGACCGGATCGGTCGGCGGCGGCTGCTCCTGGTGGGGGCGGGGTTGTTCGCCGGGGCGTCGCTGCTCGCGGCGTACGCTCACGACGCCGAGACGCTGATCGCCGCCCGGGCCCTGCTCGGGGTCGGCGGCGCGGCGCTGATGCCGTCCACGCTGGCGCTGATCCGCACCATGTTCGCCGATCCCAGGCAGCGCGGGACGGCGATCGCGATCTGGACCGCGGTGATGACCGGCGGCATCTCGCTCGGGCCGATCCTGTCCGGCGTGCTCGTCGAACACTTCTGGTGGGGTTCGATCTTCCTGATCAACGTGCCGGCGATGGCGATCCTGCTGATCCTGGTCCCGGTCTTCGTCCCGCGCCATCGCGGCGTCGCGCACGGGTCGTTCGACCTGATCGGCGCGGTGCTCTCGCTGGGCACGCTGCTGCCGGTGGTGTACGGGATCAAGGAGATCGCCCGGTCCGGGGCACAGACGCTGCCGATCGCGAGCATCGGCTTCGGGCTGATCGTCGGCGCGCTCTTCGCGCGGCGGCAACTCACCGCCGAGCATCCGCTGTTGGATCTGGAACTGTTGCGGATGCGGGCGTTCGGCGGGGCGGTGCTCGCCAATGTGATGTCGATGTTCGCGATCGTCGGATTCGCCATCTTCACCACGCAGTACCTCCAGTCCGTGCTCGGGATGAGCCCGCTGCGCGCCGCGCTGTGGAGCCTGGTGCCGTCGCTCGCGGTCGCGGTGGCCACGCCCGTGGCCACCGTGTTGGCCCGGCGGATCGATCGGGCCTGGGTGATGAGCGGCGGATTCACGGTCGCCATCGGCGGGTTCGCGGTGCCGGCGACCGCCCGGCCACACTCGTCGCTGGGACTGCTGCTCGGCGGCGCGGCGGTGTACGCGGCCGGCGTGGTCGCGGTGATGACGCAGGTGACCGAGATGGCGATGGGCGTCGCGCCGGCCGACCGGGCCGCCTCCGCCTCCGCCGTGCTGGAGTCGGGCAGCGAACTCGGCGGCGCGCTGGGCATGGCGCTGCTCGGCACGATCGGCGACGCGGTCTACCACCGGGCGATGGCCGACGCCGGTCCCGAGGGGCCGGCGCGGGAGACCCTGGGCGGGGCGCAGGCGACCGCGGCCCGGCTGTCGGGGGACGCGGGGCGGACCCTGCTGGACACGGCCCGGGACGCGTTCTGCGACGGGATGAACGCCGCGGCGATCGGCGCGGCGGTGGTCATGGTGATCGGGGCCGGCTACTGCGTGCGGTTCCTGCGCGGGGTGCCGGTGGCCGGCGCCGGGGCGGGGGAGGCGACTTCGGCGCTCGTCGACGTGCCGGTCGCCGACGCGCCCGCGGCCGACGTGCCGGTCGACGCCCGCTGACGCCGGCGCTCGGTCGTCGGTTCAGCGGCGCGGGCAGGCACGGGCGGTGTGGATCGTGGTCGCGGCCAGGTAGAAGGCGTCCGGGCGCCACAGGATGCCGGTGTCCGCGTCCGGATCGAGCAGGGCATCGAGGGTGGCCAGGTCCTGCGCGTCCAGGCGGTCGGCCAACAGGGCGCGGCGATGCGTGAGTTCGGCGTGCAGGTGCTCGCGCGGCAGGGCGTCCAGCGGTGAGGGCAGGTCGATCAGGAACGAATGGGTGCCGGTCGGAACCAGGCCCGCGCGGGCCAGCATGGCCGGCCGGTCCTCGACCGCCGCCCGGGCGCCGGGCAGGCCCGCCCGCAGCTCGGCGAACCAGTCCTCGTGGGCGGCGTCGAGCCGGGCCTGGAGGCCGGGGCGGCCGATGCCGATGTCGCGGGGCAGGAAGCGGGTGGACAGGCCGCGCTCGGCGATCGCGATCATCCCGCCGGGACGGAGCACCCGGGCCAGGGCGTCCAGCGCGGCCTGCTGGTCGCCGAGGTGGTGCACCACGTCGCCGGCCCAGATCAGGTCGGCGCTGCCCAGGGTGTCCAGGTCGGCGGGCAACTCGACGTGGTGGGTGTGTACCCGGTGGCCCAATCCCTCCCGGTGTGCGCGGGCGCCGGCGCGGGCCAGCAGAGCGGGGTTGGGCGCGACGGCGACCACGTCGGCGTGGGGGAAGTAGCGGGCCAGCAGGCAGGACGCGACCCCTGGGCCGCCGCCCAGATCGAGGATCCGGTCCACCCGGGTCAGCGTGCGGTCGCCGTACAGCGCCAGATCGCGCAGCCGCGCGGCGGCCTCCTCCAGGAAGGGGGCGTGCAGCTCGGCCTCGCGTTCGAGGAGCGGGCCCGCGTCCCGCCCCGGGGGGTCGGTGCGGGGGTCGGTGGTCATCAGGTGCGTCTCCCGAGTTCTGGGCACCCGTCGCCGTGGTCGGCCGGGTCCGTCGTGTGCCGTGTGCCGCGTGTGAGGGACACAACGTCGGCGAAGGGCCGCGGTAATCCACGATCGGCGAGCGTCTCCGGCGGTGCATCGGACCGGTGACCCGCGCCGCGGGC includes these proteins:
- a CDS encoding CBS domain-containing protein, giving the protein MMRAWVVRAGREGEREQAALDEGLLLVGWTELGDLTSAESREDVRSRVVEGYPEEGAAVVANWTGQLYRFRWEIQIGDLVVLPLRSLQLAIGRVTGDYQYRPQAAEDQRHVRAVEWLVKDVARDCLRQDLLDSLGSLLTVFELSRYNHAERVAAVVAHGSDPGRPDQDAFAAGLTSPGKLSDAVKERTSGDPLTISIRDFLAIWNATRRYSAEVDRIEQDLALRGLTTSPPFTEGSLDSTIAVLPLGEEPDESHTSGITRSGIAVAEEPEPQSVAYLVSNLEAANRPPVSVRVDDSLEAARTLMVKHAYSQLPVLDAEDRLRGVVSWESIGSAGMNTRLVTSEPKLVDAIVRAREADRSDDLLDWLPEIYKVGYVIVRDQDHRVCGLITAADLTVQFGTRVRPFVLIEEIEQRLRRVVDSRLPLETIRKVVRSRPESVMSAADLTFGAYGHLLKDDENWQQIGWRADRNLLLGWLEECRVFRNGLMHFSPDPLTDDQLAPVEGLLQLLRRMDPDT
- a CDS encoding siderophore-interacting protein translates to MADSPVRKPRKLIELEVRTTEQVGPHLIRIVAGGEGHRNFTDNGYTDAYVKVLFPLPGVTYPEPFDMEVIRAELPREDWPRTRTYTVRANNPAAGELTIEFVHHGDEGLAGPWAARAKPGDTLRLLGPGGAYAPDPEADWHLFVGDESAYPAIAASMERLPAAARAIALLEVGTAAEAPTGILPATHPDLDLDITWITRDAGPGLLDALRALEFPTGRVHAFVHGEAGVVKELRRHLVDERGVDRTDISFSGYWRKGRDEDGFQADKAAEKAAERATEQRA
- a CDS encoding SGNH/GDSL hydrolase family protein; translated protein: MLNTHPTFETFVAVGDSFTEGMSDPDAQGNYRGWADLLADRLAVDTPTLRYANLAVRGKLIRQIADEQVDTAVALDGALISLAGGLNDVLRPRCDVGAVCAVFEQAAAKLAAGGGHLVLFRSTDPTRRLRSSARLMPRIERLVEFVDTVGARHDATVVDLFTARVFDDPRLWADDRLHLSTEGHRRVAEATARALGLPGDDDWRAPLPAAAPRTWGDRRRADARWARTHLGPWLARRATGRSSGDGRAPKRAELTPWRQGSRPGPGEDLAGPARPTARTSG
- a CDS encoding class I SAM-dependent methyltransferase, yielding MRMNTVEKMVVASPLRRGPQIWYETPLLLRLGGRLDPGAHALEIGCGTGRGIELILNRFGAARVDGIDVDPDSLARARRRWHGNSRVAIVQGSATDLRTAVDAADASYDAVFDFAIVHHIPDWRACLAEVGRVLRPGGRFYFSEMTARALARPTLALLFDHPTEDRFDARDFLAELPRHGLDVIGSKSLLGDYFFGVAQRREHTDPTPPTHDRDPH
- a CDS encoding response regulator yields the protein MSQTAMTRTLTVLLVEDDPGDALMIEEALLDRERGHTLCRVADGMEALEWLRTHARPDLVILDLNMPRMDGREVLSAMKADERWRTIPVVVLSTSAAPDDVRRSYDLHANAFVTKPVELESFLEAVRGIDEFFLSLVTLPRG
- a CDS encoding TetR/AcrR family transcriptional regulator C-terminal domain-containing protein, coding for MPRDATPSIRIADELRRRIETGELRPGDRVPSTRAITAEWGVAMATATKALTVLREAGLVRAVRGVGTVVADHPDAPRPRARAIAVPPTHAPRTDAELTRERVVAAAIAIADERGLAAVSMRQIAAEVGVAPMSLYRHVPGKEDLLTAMADSVFAGAPLPAGESIGWRARLETSCRMQWAMYRRHPWLAQVMSMTRPLPTVRGMRHVEWAMGEFEGLPTGVMIHIAVTMLNYVRGTAVNLAGESEAERATGVSSEEWMQAQDETLDLILAGGEFPMYSAALTDPDLELSLESLFTFGLDRLLDGIAGLIPEGG
- a CDS encoding MFS transporter, with protein sequence MGEIPVAIDETTERAGAAPSAGRREWVGLAVLLVPLLLVSMDVSVLYFAVPFIGRALEPTGTQQLWILDMYGFVLSGLLIVMGALGDRIGRRRLLLVGAGLFAGASLLAAYAHDAETLIAARALLGVGGAALMPSTLALIRTMFADPRQRGTAIAIWTAVMTGGISLGPILSGVLVEHFWWGSIFLINVPAMAILLILVPVFVPRHRGVAHGSFDLIGAVLSLGTLLPVVYGIKEIARSGAQTLPIASIGFGLIVGALFARRQLTAEHPLLDLELLRMRAFGGAVLANVMSMFAIVGFAIFTTQYLQSVLGMSPLRAALWSLVPSLAVAVATPVATVLARRIDRAWVMSGGFTVAIGGFAVPATARPHSSLGLLLGGAAVYAAGVVAVMTQVTEMAMGVAPADRAASASAVLESGSELGGALGMALLGTIGDAVYHRAMADAGPEGPARETLGGAQATAARLSGDAGRTLLDTARDAFCDGMNAAAIGAAVVMVIGAGYCVRFLRGVPVAGAGAGEATSALVDVPVADAPAADVPVDAR
- a CDS encoding class I SAM-dependent methyltransferase; this encodes MTTDPRTDPPGRDAGPLLEREAELHAPFLEEAAARLRDLALYGDRTLTRVDRILDLGGGPGVASCLLARYFPHADVVAVAPNPALLARAGARAHREGLGHRVHTHHVELPADLDTLGSADLIWAGDVVHHLGDQQAALDALARVLRPGGMIAIAERGLSTRFLPRDIGIGRPGLQARLDAAHEDWFAELRAGLPGARAAVEDRPAMLARAGLVPTGTHSFLIDLPSPLDALPREHLHAELTHRRALLADRLDAQDLATLDALLDPDADTGILWRPDAFYLAATTIHTARACPRR